Genomic DNA from Gimesia aquarii:
AAAACGATTCAAGGTGGTTGGGTGCATGATCCGCAAAGTATTGAATTTCGTACGATTCAACCGAATCTTGAACTACTACAACAACTCGCCACACAATCAAAGGGTGAAGTGATCCCGGCTGACAAGTTATCACAGTTTGTCAGTACACTCGATCAACGTCATATTCCTGTTACAGCAGAGGTAGTAACTCCCCTCTGGCATCATCCCTGGGTCCTGTTGCTTGTACTTGGCTGCCTGTTTGGTGAATGGTCTTTACGACGATGGAAAGGATTACCCTGATGCAATATCGATGTCTGTACAGATTACTATCGGGAATCATCAGCACATTGTTACTCTGTAACTTTGAACTTGCCCGTTCTGAAGCGGCCGTTCCCAGCGAGAACAAAGAACGTATTCTGATCGTCGTCGGTGCAACCGGTCAGGAAAAATATGAGCAGCAGTTCGCGAGTTGGGTTGCGCGTTGGAAAGAAATCGCATCCCATAAAAGAGCAGAAGTATCAGTCATAGGTGAAAGCATCGATGCGCGATGTTCCGACCTGAAATTGTTGCAGAAGGAACTACAGCGTGAAACAGACAACACAACAGCTACCTGGTTGATCTTAATCGGGCATGGTACATTCGATGGAAAAACGGCGCGATTTAACTTAAGAGGACCTGATGTCACTGCCGAGCAGTTAAGCGAATTCTGTGAACCCGTTAAACATCCCCTGGCAGTGATTAACTGCTTTTCTGCCAGTGGCCCCTTTATAGAAGCACTTTCGGCAGACAAACGTGTGATCATTACTGCAACCAAGAACGGACATGAATTCTACTTTTCTCGCTTTGGTGGCTTTCTTGCTGAGACAAGTACTCAAGAGCAAACCGACCTGGATCACGATGGCCAGGTCTCTCTGCTGGAAGCTTATTTGTCGGCTTGTCGTGCTACAAACGCGTATTATCTGCAGAAAGGAGAGTTAGCCACCGAACACGCATTGCTGGATGATAATGCCGATCGAAGTGGAACACGCGGCGATCAATATCAGGGGCTGGTTAAGATCCCCGATCTGAATTCGAATACAGCGACTTTAGCAGATGGCCACAGAGCTCATCAATTCATCCTGTTCTCTACTCAGAAAGTAGAACTGCTTTCCGGAGAACAAAAACGAAAACGAGATGAACTGGAAATTCAAATTCTGGAATTGAAACAACGCAAAGCGTCATTTTCCAGTCTGAATGAATACTACCTGACTCTGGAACCGTTAATGGTTCAGCTGTCACAGATCTACCGTCAGCTTGACCAACAGAAAAGACCTGTGATTTATGATCCTCTGGTCATTCCCGCCAATGCAAAAAAGACCGGAAAATAACCGGTCTTTTTGCTGATTGATGTATCTATTGGATTATCAGAGAATTATTCCCCGGTAATTTCCTTAGCTAATTTTTTGAGTGCTTCGCTTTCAATCTGACGCACACGTTCTCGGGTCAGCCCCAATGTCTGGCCGATCTCCTTAAGTGTTTTTGGTTCGTCGCCATCCAACCCAAAACGCATGCGTAGAATATTGGCTTCGCGATCGGGAATTTCTTTCAACAAACGAAAAACGTGCTTAAGGTTGTCATTCTCAACCAACTCATCATCGGGACCTTTCAATCGCTCATCGGGAATCATCTCTCCGAGCGACCAGCCAGCGTCCTGTTGTTCTGATTGTGGTGAAGAGTTATAAAGCTGAATCGCTTTCTTAACAATCTTCAACTTTTTCGGAGGCAGATCTAATTCTTTTGCGACTTCTTCCGTAGTGGGAGTTCGATCAAGCGAATCTTGAAGCTGCGCCGTCGCGCGTCGCCATTTGGTGAGCAACTCAACCATGTAAGCGGGAATACGAATTGTTTTCGCAGAATTCACAAGTGCCCGCTTGATTGATTGTTTAATCCAGTAGCTGGCATACGTACTGAACCGGGTCCCCATATCGGGGTCGAAACCTTCTACGGCTCGTAACAATCCAAGATTACCTTCTTCAATCAGATCTTGAAGCGGTAACCCTTTACCGGCATAAGCACGGGCAATATTAACGACCAACCGCAAATTCGCACGCACCATCCGGTCGCGGGCCTCTTTATCGCCACTTTCAATACGACGAGAAAGATCTCTTTCTTCATCTGCTGAGAGCAGGGCGGTTTCGTTAATTTCTTTGAGGTATGTTTCTAACGGATTCTGTACGGCTGAAGAGGAGCGCCGTCGAGCAGTTTTCTGCATGGAAAACCTGTTATCTATTTGTTGTTAGCAAATGGAAAAGCCGAAAGATTTCCGTGGCTTCCCATTAAATTGCAGATGTTCGCGGGAACTCGTTTCCTCTCGATACGATGTCTCTCACAGAATGCAGGCAGGTATATATACCTTGCACTCTGTAGAACTCTTATCGGCAAAGAATGACTAGTTCCTGAACTTCGTATGGAAAAGCAGGGCAGTGAAAGAGGAATCTGCGGAAAGTGTGTCGGTTGTAACGAATGAATAGATTTCGAATGCTAAAATCCAGCTGTTATTATAGTTTCGGAGATTTCTCACTCCCAGGCAT
This window encodes:
- a CDS encoding sigma-70 family RNA polymerase sigma factor, giving the protein MQKTARRRSSSAVQNPLETYLKEINETALLSADEERDLSRRIESGDKEARDRMVRANLRLVVNIARAYAGKGLPLQDLIEEGNLGLLRAVEGFDPDMGTRFSTYASYWIKQSIKRALVNSAKTIRIPAYMVELLTKWRRATAQLQDSLDRTPTTEEVAKELDLPPKKLKIVKKAIQLYNSSPQSEQQDAGWSLGEMIPDERLKGPDDELVENDNLKHVFRLLKEIPDREANILRMRFGLDGDEPKTLKEIGQTLGLTRERVRQIESEALKKLAKEITGE